Within Pirellulales bacterium, the genomic segment ACGCCACCAGATCGATGAATTCCTGGAAACTCAACTGCGCCGTCACCCCCTCGGGCATGAGGCTTTTTTTGCTTTCGACCAATTCATCGAGATCGCTGCGCGGGATCACGATGTCCTTGCCTTGCGCGTCGCGCAGCGTCACTTGCTGATCGTCGGCCGACACGCGCAGGCCGGTGTAAACCTGTCCGCCTTTGGTTGTGGCGCTGAAGGTGGCATAGCCCTCCTTGATCTCCTTGGAAGGATCGATCATCGATTCCATGATTTTGGTCACGGTGTGCGTGTCCCAAATTCGCGTCAGATCGGGACCAACCTGGCCGCCGACCCCCTCTAGCTTGTGGCAGATGGCGCATTGGCTCTTTTGCGAGTTGAGATACACCTCGCGACCGTGATCGGCATCGCCAGTCGTTTGCACCAGCGCTTCGACGCGGGCCACTTCGGCGGGGTCGAGCGACAGCAACAGTCCACCGCGCAGCACCTGCTGCAACAATTGCGGGAACTCTCCTTCCTCCTCGTTGGCGATGTGTTTTTGCAGCGCGGCCGAAATCTCTGGCAACAACTGCCGATCGAGTTTGCCGGCCACGAACTGTTCAGCCAGTTGTTTGGCCTGCGCAGGATCGGCGCCGAGCATGGCGATGGCGCTACGGCCAGCGGCCGTATCGCCGCTGGCAAGCATCGCCTCGGCCAAGGGGCGGCCCATCGAAAAATCGACCGCGCAAACCAAGGCGACCAGATCGGCGCGGAGATCGGCGTGCTCAGGATCGCCGGACAGTGCGACGAGGCGATCCAATTCCAGTTCTACTCCCTTGGCCGACTTGTGTCCCCAGGGCAGTTCTTGCTCCCGCAGTTGCGACAGCGCGGTGACAATGGCCTGTCGCTCGGCAAGCGACTTGCGCCGATCGGCGATAGCGGCCACCAAGGCCGGCACGGCCTCCACCAGATGATTCTCGCCCAGCAACGAGATCACTCCGATGCGCAGTTGTTCATCGGGGTCTTTGAGGAGTTTGATCGCAATAGGCAACGCCAGCGCGGTGGGGGCGCCGTGAATGCTGGCCAGACTTTCGAGCCCGGCAAGTTGCAGCGTCGCGGCGGCGTCTGACTGCCGCGCCAGCCAACTGGCCAGTACGGCGCCGTCGATGGGCGGCTCGACCTGAATGCGGCGGTAGGTCGTCAGCACGCGGCGCTGTTGATCTTGATTCAGCAGGCTGGGTTCGGTGAGCAAGCGGTCGAGCGCCGCGGCGGCTGGCGCCGTTCGCATGGCCTCAAGCGCGGCAATCGACATCTCGCGTAGATCGAAGTCGCGTCCCAGCGCGCCTTGGACCATAAGATTTATGCCGTCTTGGCCCAGCAGCTCAAGGCCATGCAAGATGCCGTCGCGCAGATAAGGGTCGTCATCTGGCGCATTGGCCAGCGCCGACCAGAGGGCGCCGGCCGCCACGTGCCGCGCCGCGTGTCCCTGTTCGAGCTGGCTGGCTATTTGACCCACCGCGACGGCCGCCGCGCGGCGCACCGCCGGATGCGGATCGTTGAGCGTGGCGGTCAACGACGTCAGCCGGGGAACATGAATATCCTCGCGCGTGGTGTTGCGCCCCAATAGTTCCGCCGCCAAGCGGCGCAACTCGAGATTCTGGTCGCTCAACAGGCCAATCAAGCCGAGTTGCACGCTGGCGTCGTAAAGTCGCGCGGCGCCGGCCGCCGCGGCGGCGCGCGCATGGGCTGGCCGCGCGGTGTCGCGCGCCATCGTAACGAGCTTGTCGCGCTGCCGCGCGCCGCGTTGCATTAGTTCTTCCAGCGCGCGCTTGCGCAGTTCAAAGTCCGGGCTATCCAAGAGCTGATACAACTCGTCGTCCTTGGCGCCGTGGATGCTGGCCCAGGCATCCATCTTTCCGGGCGCGATCGCCGGGGACTCTGACGTTCCTTCCCATGTCAGGCGGTAGATGCGTCCATGCTCGCCATCGCCCCACAACCGACCGGCGCCCCCCGAATCGGTGCGCCAGTCGACAATGTAGATCGCGCCGTCGGGTCCCATGACCGCCTGGCACGGTCGGAACAGCCCATCTTCCGTCTTCATCAACTCGAACTGTTCGATCACGGCGAAGGTGCTGCCACGTCGCTCCACGCGGTAGGCGCGCACTAGCTTGCGATACACATCGGGATAGATCAGCAGTCCGCGAAAGAACTCCGGAAAACTGGTTCCTTGATAGATCAACAATCCCGCTGGCGCCCCGCGCCCCGTCTTGAGCATTGCGGGCAGCGTGCCCGGCCGCTCGCCAAAGGCGGCGCCTAGCTCGAAATCGGTGCGGCAGCAGATCGTACCGGGCGCCAGTCGCCATCCGTAGTCAGCGCCATCGACCACGTGCATGAGCCGAACGCCTTGAAACTTGCTGCCGTCTTCCTGGTCGTTGTCGACATGAAACAGGTTGTACATGTGGTCGAACGACACATCGCGGTACGGATTGCGAAAACCGCGGGCGAACTCGTGCAACTGTGACCCATCGGGCCGGCAGCGCAGCACCGCCCCGGTGCGCAGCACGGTGGCGCGACTGCCGTCGCTCCCCTCGCCGCGGTTGTCGTCGTCGCCGCTGGTGATGAACAGCCAGCCATCGGGCGACATTGTCATGCCAGACGCTTGATGATGATGAAAACCGCAAAGGCCGCGGACGATCTCTTCTTCCTTCCACTTGCCGTCACCAGCGGGTCGGCGGCGAATAACATGGCCGAGCGAGGAGAGATACACCCAGCCATCGTGCAGCAGGATGCTGGAGGGTATCTCCAAATCGTTCATCACCACCGTCGCCTGCTCGTAGTGGCCGTCGCCATCGGCGTCGTGCAAGGTTTTTAGCTCGTCGCGGACGCTCTTTTGAATGCGGTTGACCTGGGCTGTGTTCCCGTCACGATAGCGCACCTCATAGGTCGTGTGTTTTGCTTCGGGGGCGAATCGCCACTCCAGCACCCACGGCGTCCCTTGATCGTCGAACGTCATGCCCACGGGGTTCACCGTCGCCGGTTGTTCGGCGACAATTTCCACTCGCAGGCCAGCCGGAGTCGTCAGCCCCGCCAAACGGGGGTCTTTGGTCCCTTGATCGATCATTTGCACCCACGACGGGGTGGGGCGCGGCGCGAACTCGTTTTGGTTGTAGTCGTCGGCCGCTGGCGGCGCCTCGATGGCGCTGGCGCTCGCCGCGCCGGCCAGAACGAGAATGGCCATCAAAATCGAGCGCGAGACATGCGGCGCATGCATGCTGAAATGCCTCAAAGTTGCGAACAATCGAAGGATGAGACCGCCGCGTGGCTAGCGCCGCGCGATCCACGACCGAGAATTCAGCCGAACCCGGCTCGTTGGCAGTCGACCGAGCTCAAGAGGATGGCGCAGCAAAGTGCAGACACTGTTCCGACAAAGCGGCCGCACGGCCTATCGCGATTAGAACCGTCGGGCGTGGCGCGAGTCAAGCAAACTCGCTATTCCGCTCGGCCCCACTTTGCTACCATAATTGGACTTTTTCCGGCGCGTCAGCGGTTACGGTCGCCTTCCGGCCGCGGTTGTTGCGCCAACCATTCCAAGGAGAATTGTTCATGGCGAAACCGCATCGCAAACTCAAGAAGTCGAATCACGGAGCGCGCCCCGCCAACAGCAAGGCTCGCCGACTGAAGCGCGGCAAACTGCGCACGTAAAGCAAGCGAGCGACTGAGCGCCGACTTTCGTTTTTTCAATGCCTTTTCGCTGACGAGGAGGGCAACCGTGCCTCGGGACCTCATCATCGAACCCGCCGCCATCGATTTGAACCGCGTGATTTGCGATCAAGAGCAATTGCGCCAGTTCAATCCACAGCGCTTCGAAATGGAGCAACTGACCGCCGTCTGCTTTGAAGACCTCGAACGTCACATCTGCGTTGGCTACAAGGATGTCGCCCAGGACGACTTTTGGGTCCGCGGCCACATGCCCGACATGCCGCTGATGCCGGGCGTGGTGATGGTGGAATGCGCTGCGCAGCTTTGCAGCTACTACGTTCACAGTCACAGCTTGCTGGGTCCGGGCGTGTTGATCGGACTGGGTGGGCTCGATGAGGTGCGTGTTCGTGGTCCCGTGCGACCCGGCGATCGAATGCTGATTGCCGCCATGCTGTTGAAAATGCGCGCCGGCGTGATGTGCGTGTGCCAGTTTCAATGCTTCGTCGCCGACCGCTTGGTGTGCGAAGGCCAGATTAAAGGCGTTGCGCTCCCCACCGAGGAACTTCAGCAAGCATCGTAGCGCGGCCAGTAGCGTCCACCGCCGTACCTGCGCACCACGCTTGCCGCGACACGACTCAACATGCTGTTTCCGCTGAGGGACCACAATCCGACTCGCCGGCCGCCGCTGGTCACCTATTCGCTGGTCGGAATCAATGTGGCGGTGCTGCTCTACATGACCACCATGAGCGAGCCACGGCGCGAGCTATTTGTCATTGAACACGGTTTCATCCCAGCGCGGATCGAGCACTTGGGCGCGGATCAGCCATTGCAAGTGCAGATCGAGTCGCTCCGCGCCGGGCCGCAAGGGCAGGTCGTCCGATCGCGCGAGGTGGTCGATTTGCCGACATCAGCCAGCACGGTGCTCGCCACGCTCTTCACCTGCATGTTCATGCACGGCGGATGGATGCACTTGATCGGCAACATGTGGTTCTTGGCCCTCTTTGGCAACAACATCGAGGACCGGCTCGGCCATGTGTTGTTTCTGATCTTCTACCTGGTTGGCGGCCTGCTCGCTTCCGGCGGGCAACTCCTGCAGAATCCCGAGAGCCATATTCCGATGATTGGCGCCAGCGGCGCGGTTGCCGCCGTGCTCGGCGCCTATATCATTACCTACCCGCACGCCCGCGTGCATACATTTGTCTTTCTTGGATTCTTCTTCACGTTCATTGAACTGCCGGCTCTATTCGTGCTCGGCATGTGGTTCGTCGGTCAACTGCTCGCCGCGCGCGCCGATCTGGGCAACGAAGTGGGGCAAGGCGTGGCGTTCTTCGCGCATGTGGCTGGGTTTGCCGCCGGCGTTTTGATGATGTTCTTCTTGAAGAATCTCGTGCCGCACGATCCGCTCGCGCCGGATTCCGAGCCCGATTATTCGTCGCGCTATTACCGCTGATATTTTCTGATTGCCGGTTTGCCATGGCCCGACGCGCTCCGAGAAAACCATCCACTTCGCTCGATCTGTCGCGTCACTTTCATTTGCTCGACGCCGTGTCGACGCCATGGCAGCAACTTGCCCTGTTTGCCCGCGAAGCGCCCTTGGAGGTCGAAGTCGGCAGCGGCAAGGGGCTGTTTCTGGCTAGCGCCGCGGCGCAAACTCCGGAGCGCAATTTTCTCGGCATTGAGATCGGGCGCAAATACGCCGAAGCCGCCGCCGCAAGGTTGGCGCGCGCACGTGCCGAAAACGCGGCGATGCTTTGCGGCGATGGACTACGGCTGTTTCGCGAATGGCTGCCTGGCGAGTCGCTGGCCGCAGTGCATGTGTATTTTCCCGATCCATGGTGGAAGAAGCGGCACAAGAAGCGGCGGGTGATGAACGAAGGGCTGATTCGCGACATCCAGCGAACGCTCGTCGGCGGCGGCACACTCCATTTTTGGACCGACGTTGAAGAGTATTTTCAGGCGACTCTGGAGCTGATATCCCAGGTGGCCAACCTGTCCGGCCCCATCGCGGTGGAAGAGCGCCCAGCCGAACACGACCTGGACTACCGCACCCACTTCGAGCGGCGCATGCGACTGCATGGTGAACCGGTGTACCGCGCGCAGTTTGTGAAGCCCGCTGCGCCGGCTTCGACCTGATCGGCATTTCTCGCCGCCGCCAATCGGCAGATAGTGCCGGCGCCGGTTTGCTGGCCGCTCAACGCGATTGAGCCGCATCGCGGCGCGGGCCTCGCGCAAGTGTCGGCGCCGCAACGCATATTTCAGCGCGGCGACATGCACTGATGATTGCGCGATCCGATTGGCGCGCGATCTGCTTTGCTGGGCGAAAATGCTCTACCGATCGGGCGCGCCTGCCATGGTCGTTCGCTGGTTCGCGCACGCAGGCGGTCAATCATCGCCGGCATTTACTGTCTCTAGAGGAATCTTGTCATGCAGATCAACAAGCTCTCGCCCGGGCAACTCGTCGCGCCGATTCTCGGCAAAGCGAACGAATCGGGCGCTGCGGGCATTGCCGCCGACGCGGCCGCAGGCGAGTCGCAAAACGGCTCGTCGACGGTCGGCCATGCCGCCTTCCGACAGATCATGGAAGATTACGATGTGACCCAGATCACCCCGCGCGAGTTTTCGTCCTTGATACGCGAGCTCCACGCCGCCGGAGCGATCAACGAGACGGAAATGCAAGAACTATCGTCGATCCGCTTTGAGCTGGATCGCGCGAATGTGGCGCCCGACGAAGAAGTGAATCTGGTTGAGATGTTCACGGATCGGCTCAAAAAGCTGACCACGGGGGTCACCGACGCCGCAATGGACGGCTCGTCGAGCGACACCGATCCCGAATCGCGCGAACGAAGTCTGTCGCTCGCGCAACGCCAGATGGAATGGGTCAGCAAGTTTGACGCCATTCGCCAAGAAATCTCGCACGACGCGTTGAATGCGATCGTGTAGTGGTCGGAGTGGTGAACGCCGCTGCGGC encodes:
- a CDS encoding PQQ-dependent sugar dehydrogenase, with product MAILVLAGAASASAIEAPPAADDYNQNEFAPRPTPSWVQMIDQGTKDPRLAGLTTPAGLRVEIVAEQPATVNPVGMTFDDQGTPWVLEWRFAPEAKHTTYEVRYRDGNTAQVNRIQKSVRDELKTLHDADGDGHYEQATVVMNDLEIPSSILLHDGWVYLSSLGHVIRRRPAGDGKWKEEEIVRGLCGFHHHQASGMTMSPDGWLFITSGDDDNRGEGSDGSRATVLRTGAVLRCRPDGSQLHEFARGFRNPYRDVSFDHMYNLFHVDNDQEDGSKFQGVRLMHVVDGADYGWRLAPGTICCRTDFELGAAFGERPGTLPAMLKTGRGAPAGLLIYQGTSFPEFFRGLLIYPDVYRKLVRAYRVERRGSTFAVIEQFELMKTEDGLFRPCQAVMGPDGAIYIVDWRTDSGGAGRLWGDGEHGRIYRLTWEGTSESPAIAPGKMDAWASIHGAKDDELYQLLDSPDFELRKRALEELMQRGARQRDKLVTMARDTARPAHARAAAAAGAARLYDASVQLGLIGLLSDQNLELRRLAAELLGRNTTREDIHVPRLTSLTATLNDPHPAVRRAAAVAVGQIASQLEQGHAARHVAAGALWSALANAPDDDPYLRDGILHGLELLGQDGINLMVQGALGRDFDLREMSIAALEAMRTAPAAAALDRLLTEPSLLNQDQQRRVLTTYRRIQVEPPIDGAVLASWLARQSDAAATLQLAGLESLASIHGAPTALALPIAIKLLKDPDEQLRIGVISLLGENHLVEAVPALVAAIADRRKSLAERQAIVTALSQLREQELPWGHKSAKGVELELDRLVALSGDPEHADLRADLVALVCAVDFSMGRPLAEAMLASGDTAAGRSAIAMLGADPAQAKQLAEQFVAGKLDRQLLPEISAALQKHIANEEEGEFPQLLQQVLRGGLLLSLDPAEVARVEALVQTTGDADHGREVYLNSQKSQCAICHKLEGVGGQVGPDLTRIWDTHTVTKIMESMIDPSKEIKEGYATFSATTKGGQVYTGLRVSADDQQVTLRDAQGKDIVIPRSDLDELVESKKSLMPEGVTAQLSFQEFIDLVAFLKNRGAQQALKGAK
- a CDS encoding beta-hydroxyacyl-ACP dehydratase, encoding MPRDLIIEPAAIDLNRVICDQEQLRQFNPQRFEMEQLTAVCFEDLERHICVGYKDVAQDDFWVRGHMPDMPLMPGVVMVECAAQLCSYYVHSHSLLGPGVLIGLGGLDEVRVRGPVRPGDRMLIAAMLLKMRAGVMCVCQFQCFVADRLVCEGQIKGVALPTEELQQAS
- a CDS encoding rhomboid family intramembrane serine protease, producing the protein MLFPLRDHNPTRRPPLVTYSLVGINVAVLLYMTTMSEPRRELFVIEHGFIPARIEHLGADQPLQVQIESLRAGPQGQVVRSREVVDLPTSASTVLATLFTCMFMHGGWMHLIGNMWFLALFGNNIEDRLGHVLFLIFYLVGGLLASGGQLLQNPESHIPMIGASGAVAAVLGAYIITYPHARVHTFVFLGFFFTFIELPALFVLGMWFVGQLLAARADLGNEVGQGVAFFAHVAGFAAGVLMMFFLKNLVPHDPLAPDSEPDYSSRYYR
- the trmB gene encoding tRNA (guanosine(46)-N7)-methyltransferase TrmB; the encoded protein is MARRAPRKPSTSLDLSRHFHLLDAVSTPWQQLALFAREAPLEVEVGSGKGLFLASAAAQTPERNFLGIEIGRKYAEAAAARLARARAENAAMLCGDGLRLFREWLPGESLAAVHVYFPDPWWKKRHKKRRVMNEGLIRDIQRTLVGGGTLHFWTDVEEYFQATLELISQVANLSGPIAVEERPAEHDLDYRTHFERRMRLHGEPVYRAQFVKPAAPAST